One Apium graveolens cultivar Ventura unplaced genomic scaffold, ASM990537v1 ctg6595, whole genome shotgun sequence DNA window includes the following coding sequences:
- the LOC141703381 gene encoding uncharacterized protein LOC141703381, whose amino-acid sequence MAFDRSWIGRNRFNEAKYITEEYKAGVDRFIKFAIEHGEEEDNVLIRCPCQDCRNRYFKLPNTVKIDLYRHGIMQWYTIWDCHGEKDISQVEVGTSSRYRDDDMYDAHDDNNFEDCENSEEPNETAKSFYRMVNIAFEPIYPNNVNFTTLEFSMKLLEWKNKHNCSNNGFDDLLHLIGLVLPSDHKLPQKYYTMRKMIKGLHMQYEKIDACENDCMLFYKEHGDKTKCDICNGDRYQKQKDPKKQKIPRKILHYFPITMRLQRLFMAETTAKCMRWHHDRIAIGGELSHPSDGDEWKQFDRRFQKFSKEIRNVRLGLSTDGFDPFRDKHAKEYTVWPVVVVVYNLPPSMCTKAPYMFMPLLIPGPTDPTKDLHVYLRPLIDELKVLWNTGVETYDMFSRTNFIMKAVLLWTISDFPGLSMLSGWSTKGKLSCPVCMGEVQGKQLKYGGKISFYGTAQYFLDADDPLRRSTKFGSVERRSVCARHSGGVQR is encoded by the coding sequence ATGGCATTCGATCGTAGTTGGATTGGTCGTAATCGATTTAATGAGGCAAAATATATAACGGAAGAATATAAGGCTGGAGTGGATCGTTTCATTAAATTTGCTATAGAACATGGTGAAGAAGAAGATAATGTTCTTATAAGATGTCCGTGCCAAGATTGTCGAAATAGGTATTTTAAGTTGCCTAATACCGTGAAAATTGATTTGTATCGACATGGTATCATGCAATGGTATACTATATGGGATTGTCACGGGGAGAAAGATATATCACAAGTCGAGGTTGGAACGAGTTCTAGATACAGAGACGACGACATGTATGATGCACATGATGATAACAATTTTGAGGATTGCGAGAATTCTGAAGAACCAAACGAAACAGCAAAATCATTTTACAGGATGGTGAATATTGCTTttgaaccaatttatccaaacAATGTCAATTTTACAACATTGGAGTTCTCAATGAAGTTACTTGAGTGGAAAAATAAGCATAATTGTAGTAATAATGGCTTTGATGATTTGCTTCATCTTATTGGATTAGTATTGCCTAGTGATCATAAATTGCCCCAAAAGTACTACACCATGCGAAAGATGATTAAAGGATTGCATATGCAATATGAGAAGATTGATGCTTGCGAGAATGATTGCATGTTATTTTACAAGGAACATGGTGACAAGACAAAGTGTGATATATGCAATGGAGACAGATACCAGAAGCAGAAAGATCCTAAAAAACAGAAGATTCCACGAAAAATCTTGCATTACTTTCCTATTACCATGAGATTGCAGCGTCTATTCATGGCCGAGACTACTGCAAAATGTATGAGATGGCACCATGATAGAATTGCAATTGGAGGTGAATTAAGTCACCCATCGGATGGAGATGAATGGAAACAATTTGATCGGAgatttcaaaaattttcaaaagaGATTCGAAATGTAAGACTCGGGCTCTCTACAGATGGATTTGACCCTTTTCGCGACAAGCACGCGAAGGAGTATACGGTATGGCCCGTGGTAGTTGTTGTGTACAACCTTCCTCCCTCTATGTGTACAAAGGCTCCATATATGTTCATGCCTCTTCTTATTCCTGGGCCGACAGATCCAACCAAAGACTTGCATGTTTATCTTAGGCCATTGATTGATGAATTGAAAGTGCTGTGGAATACTGGAGTTGAAACATATGACATGTTCTCACGTACAAATTTTATCATGAAGGCGGTACTTTTGTGGACTATTAGTGACTTCCCTGGACTTTCCATGCTTAGCGGATGGTCCACCAAAGGTAAGTTATCGTGTCCAGTTTGTATGGGAGAAGTACAAGGTAAACAACTCAAATATGGTGGGAAAATAAGTTTTTATGGCACTGCTCAATATTTTTTAGATGCAGATGATCCTCTAAGAAGGAGTACTAAATTTGGAAGTGTAGAGAGGCGATCAGTTTGTGCTCGACATTCAGGGGGCGTGCAAAGGTGA